The proteins below are encoded in one region of Silene latifolia isolate original U9 population chromosome 2, ASM4854445v1, whole genome shotgun sequence:
- the LOC141631395 gene encoding uncharacterized protein LOC141631395 gives MRHAKTDSNATTLTEFSQSTPSRSPPHRSGDRAIYYVQSPPRDSVSSHNSQKTINFVDSTPAITRHHAQHQYHHRLHPFDVFEEDGLLTGEDDEHQNQGISRRWCFFIWFVVGFFALFSFISLVLWGVSRNQPPAIAIKSIKFDEFDIQAGLDTTGVPTAMATLNATVKLTYTNTGTFFGVHVTSTPLQLFFEMLVLASGSMNEFYEKSKSQRQIQVQLTGDKVPLYGVASRISYNNMGAPTSPVNMTLSFRVRSRGYVLGKMVKPKFYKTIKCHVIMNSTKMNVAMSLKKNCTYT, from the exons ATGCGTCATGCAAAGACTGATTCCAATGCAACCACCCTTACTGAGTTCTCTCAATCAACTCCGTCACGATCGCCGCCTCATAGAAGCGGCGACCGTGCAATTTATTACGTGCAAAGCCCCCCAAGGGACTCAGTATCATCCCACAACAGCCAAAAGACTATCAACTTCGTTGATTCAACCCCTGCCATAACTCGGCACCACGCCCAACACCAATACCATCATCGGTTGCACCCGTTTGATGTATTCGAAGAGGATGGTCTACTAACCGGTGAGGACGATGAGCATCAAAACCAAGGGATTTCGCGGAGATGGTGTTTTTTTATTTGGTTTGTTGTCGGGTTTTTTGCGCTCTTCTCTTTCATTTCCTTGGTTTTGTGGGGTGTTAGTCGTAATCAACCGCCTGCAATTGCTATCAAG AGCATTAAATTTGATGAATTCGACATACAAGCGGGACTAGATACAACTGGAGTACCTACGGCTATGGCAACTCTGAATGCAACGGTGAAACTCACGTACACAAATACAGGGACGTTTTTTGGAGTTCATGTCACTTCAACTCCCCTTCAACTTTTCTTCGAAATGCTCGTCTTAGCCTCTGGATCG ATGAACGAATTTTATGAGAAGAGCAAGAGTCAGAGGCAAATACAAGTTCAACTGACGGGAGATAAAGTACCATTGTATGGGGTCGCTTCTCGTATAAGCTATAATAATATGGGTGCACCCACATCGCCGGTAAATATGACCCTAAGCTTTAGGGTTCGGTCGAGGGGGTATGTGTTGGGGAAGATGGTCAAGCCCAAGTTCTACAAGACTATCAAATGTcatgtaattatgaattcaaCGAAGATGAATGTCGCCATGTCTCTTAAGAAGAACTGTACTTACACCTAG